A stretch of the Pseudomonas helvetica genome encodes the following:
- the thrH gene encoding bifunctional phosphoserine phosphatase/homoserine phosphotransferase ThrH produces the protein MEIACLDLEGVLVPEIWIAFAEKTGIESLKATTRDIPDYDVLMQQRLRILDEHDLKLSDIQEVIATLKPLDGAIEFVNWLRERFQVVILSDTFYEFSQPLMRQLGFPTLLCHRLITDDTGRVTGYQLRQKDPKRQSVLSFKSLYYRVIAAGDSYNDTSMLGEADAGILFHAPDNVIREFPQFPAVHSFAELKQEFLKASNRDLSL, from the coding sequence GTGGAAATTGCCTGTCTCGATCTGGAAGGTGTGTTGGTCCCGGAGATCTGGATCGCCTTTGCCGAAAAAACCGGGATTGAATCCCTCAAGGCAACCACCCGGGATATTCCCGATTACGACGTGCTGATGCAGCAGCGCCTGCGCATCCTCGACGAGCACGACCTGAAGCTGTCCGATATTCAGGAAGTGATCGCCACCCTGAAGCCACTCGACGGTGCCATCGAGTTCGTCAACTGGCTGCGCGAGCGCTTCCAGGTGGTGATTCTTTCTGACACGTTCTACGAGTTTTCCCAGCCGCTGATGCGTCAACTGGGCTTCCCGACCTTGCTCTGCCATCGTCTGATTACGGATGACACCGGTCGAGTGACGGGCTATCAACTGCGTCAGAAAGATCCCAAGCGTCAGTCGGTATTGTCCTTCAAGAGCCTCTATTATCGGGTGATCGCCGCCGGTGATTCGTACAACGACACCAGCATGCTGGGTGAGGCGGACGCCGGAATCCTGTTCCACGCACCAGACAACGTGATCCGCGAGTTCCCGCAGTTCCCGGCGGTGCATAGCTTCGCCGAGCTGAAGCAGGAGTTTCTCAAAGCTTCAAACCGTGATTTGAGTTTGTAA
- the pabB gene encoding aminodeoxychorismate synthase component I: protein MLTCSVYPLPYRANPAEYFAAIRHAPGSVLLDSGRPSAERGRYDVLSAWPVATLAVSPDESGGAFLQRLRDTLARLGNAAIPAPYELPFAGGLIGYLSYDFGRHLEALPSQAHDDLQLPDARFGLYDWALISDHLTGSSQLVFHPNLIESERQRLIELFSQPAAAATEPFTLSGAMSPDLSASDYQQAFVRIQQYIQAGDCYQVNFAQRFRAQCQGDPWTAYCALRAACPTPFSGFQSLPDGGAVLSLSPERFVKVSEGHVETRPIKGTRPRGQNAAEDAANAAELLASPKDRAENLMIVDLLRNDLGRTCRIGSVRVPELFSLESYPNVHHLVSSVTGELADNKDALDLIAGSFPGGSITGAPKIRAMQIIDELEPTRRGLYCGSLLYLDVRGEMDSSIAIRSLLVKDGQVCCWGGGGIVADSDWQAEYQESITKVKVLLETLQGL from the coding sequence ATGTTGACCTGCTCCGTATACCCGCTTCCCTATCGCGCCAACCCCGCCGAGTATTTCGCGGCGATTCGCCATGCCCCGGGCAGCGTACTGCTCGACAGTGGCCGACCGAGTGCCGAGCGCGGACGCTATGACGTGCTCAGCGCCTGGCCAGTGGCAACACTGGCGGTTTCGCCTGACGAAAGTGGCGGCGCATTCCTGCAACGCCTGCGCGACACGCTGGCCCGGCTCGGCAATGCAGCGATCCCGGCCCCCTACGAATTACCCTTCGCCGGTGGCTTGATCGGCTACCTCAGTTACGATTTCGGCCGTCACCTGGAGGCCCTGCCCTCCCAGGCTCACGATGACCTGCAACTGCCCGACGCGCGCTTCGGCCTGTATGACTGGGCGTTGATCAGCGATCACCTGACCGGCAGCAGTCAGTTGGTGTTCCATCCCAACCTGATCGAATCCGAGCGCCAGCGCCTGATCGAACTGTTCAGCCAGCCCGCCGCTGCAGCGACCGAACCGTTCACCCTGAGCGGCGCCATGAGCCCCGATCTCAGCGCCAGCGACTATCAGCAGGCGTTCGTGCGTATCCAGCAGTACATCCAGGCCGGCGACTGCTATCAGGTCAACTTCGCACAACGCTTTCGCGCACAATGCCAAGGCGATCCGTGGACCGCGTATTGCGCGCTGCGGGCAGCTTGCCCAACACCGTTCTCTGGCTTCCAGAGCCTGCCCGACGGCGGCGCGGTGCTGAGCCTGTCGCCAGAGCGTTTCGTCAAAGTCAGCGAAGGCCACGTGGAAACCCGCCCGATCAAAGGCACTCGCCCACGTGGTCAGAACGCCGCCGAAGATGCGGCCAACGCTGCCGAACTGTTGGCCAGCCCCAAGGATCGCGCGGAAAACCTGATGATCGTCGACCTGTTGCGCAACGATCTGGGCCGCACTTGCCGCATTGGCTCGGTGCGCGTGCCCGAGTTGTTCAGCCTGGAAAGTTACCCCAACGTGCATCACCTGGTGAGCAGCGTCACTGGCGAATTGGCTGACAACAAAGACGCCCTCGACCTGATCGCCGGCAGCTTCCCCGGTGGCTCGATCACTGGCGCACCGAAAATCCGCGCCATGCAAATCATCGACGAGCTGGAACCAACCCGCCGTGGTTTGTACTGCGGTTCGTTACTGTATCTGGACGTACGCGGGGAAATGGACAGCTCGATCGCCATCCGTAGCTTGCTGGTCAAGGATGGCCAGGTCTGCTGCTGGGGCGGCGGCGGGATCGTCGCCGATTCAGACTGGCAGGCCGAATATCAGGAGTCCATCACCAAGGTGAAGGTGTTGCTCGAAACCCTGCAAGGCCTCTGA
- a CDS encoding alpha-L-glutamate ligase-like protein, translating to MFGFWKTWKALHAQGIMGINRRNADYVLKYNKRSLYPIVDDKIITKERAIKAGIHVPEMYGVISTEKEIEKLGEIIGNHSDFVIKPAQGAGGDGILVIADRFEGQYRTVSGRIISHEEIEHQISSILTGLYSLGGHRDRALIEYRVIPDQIFKSISYEGVPDIRIIVLMGYPVMAMLRLPTRQSSGKANLHQGAIGVGVDLATGMTLRGTWLNKFILKHPDTTNAVDGVQLPYWDGFMKLAASCYELCGLGYIGVDMVLDQEKGPLILELNARPGLNIQIANDCGLTTRTHAVEARLEELKARGITETPQERVEFVQHMFGNIPSAED from the coding sequence ATGTTCGGTTTCTGGAAGACCTGGAAGGCCCTGCACGCCCAAGGCATCATGGGCATCAATCGGCGCAACGCTGACTACGTACTCAAGTACAACAAGCGCAGCCTGTACCCGATTGTCGATGACAAGATCATCACCAAGGAACGCGCAATCAAGGCCGGCATTCACGTGCCGGAAATGTACGGCGTGATCTCCACCGAGAAAGAAATCGAAAAGCTCGGCGAGATCATCGGCAACCATAGCGACTTCGTGATCAAACCGGCACAGGGTGCCGGCGGTGACGGCATCCTGGTGATCGCCGACCGCTTCGAAGGCCAGTACCGCACGGTTTCCGGAAGGATCATCAGCCATGAAGAAATCGAGCACCAGATCTCCAGCATTCTGACCGGCCTGTATTCCCTGGGCGGTCACCGCGACCGCGCACTGATCGAATACCGGGTGATTCCCGACCAGATCTTCAAAAGCATCAGTTATGAAGGCGTGCCGGACATCCGCATCATCGTGCTGATGGGTTACCCGGTGATGGCCATGCTGCGCTTGCCCACCCGGCAATCCAGCGGCAAGGCCAACCTGCACCAGGGCGCTATCGGCGTCGGTGTCGACCTGGCCACCGGCATGACCTTGCGCGGCACCTGGCTGAACAAATTCATTCTCAAACACCCGGACACCACCAACGCGGTAGATGGCGTGCAACTGCCCTACTGGGACGGTTTCATGAAACTCGCCGCCAGCTGTTATGAGCTGTGTGGCCTGGGCTACATCGGTGTCGACATGGTGCTGGACCAGGAAAAAGGTCCGCTGATTCTCGAACTCAACGCACGGCCCGGGCTGAACATTCAGATCGCCAATGATTGCGGGTTGACCACGCGCACTCATGCAGTCGAGGCACGCCTGGAAGAGCTGAAAGCCAGAGGGATTACCGAAACACCGCAAGAGCGCGTGGAGTTTGTTCAGCACATGTTCGGGAATATTCCCTCGGCCGAAGACTAA
- a CDS encoding inactive transglutaminase family protein, with protein MRSLTLHLKILITLLVVLGLSVTAYQIFVLGIPVTEDATDDLWNIDAKVEFVASAKDPVKIQMFVPPLSRDYVSLNESFISNNYGVAVNRVDGNRKVTWSARRAKGNQTLYYRLVLTKRYTGEKSKVKGPTFRDSIAVEGPEKVAADALLAPIRQHSADVETFIGEAIKRVNNSNDDNAKLLLAGDPSPAHKAKIVELLLSIAHVPLEKVHTIRLVADQPQTPELWLRSFNGTDWLYFNPETGEQGLPTDRLLWWTGDDNLITVEGGKKANVTFSLNNSEMNAIRLAKLTDENTDASFLDYSLYGLPLQTQQTFMIMVMIPIGVLVILILRNLIGLQTLGTFTPVLVALAFRETGLGFGITLFTVITALGLSLRSYLEHLKLQMLPRLSVVLTFVVVLIAAISLFSHKLGLERGLSVALFPMVILTMTIERLSITWEERGAGHALKVAIGTLFAASLGHLIMSIPELVYFVFTFPAILLILVGFMLAMGRYRGYRLTELMRFKAFVKADS; from the coding sequence ATGCGCTCCCTTACCCTCCACCTGAAAATCCTGATCACCCTATTGGTGGTGCTGGGCCTTTCGGTCACGGCCTATCAGATTTTCGTGCTGGGCATTCCGGTGACCGAAGACGCCACCGACGACTTGTGGAACATCGACGCCAAGGTCGAGTTCGTCGCCAGTGCCAAGGACCCGGTCAAGATCCAGATGTTCGTGCCACCGCTGAGTCGCGACTACGTCAGCCTCAATGAAAGCTTTATCTCCAACAACTATGGCGTTGCAGTGAACCGCGTCGACGGCAACCGCAAGGTCACCTGGTCGGCACGCCGGGCCAAGGGCAACCAGACGCTTTACTACCGCCTGGTGCTGACCAAGCGCTACACCGGTGAAAAATCCAAAGTCAAAGGCCCGACCTTCCGCGACAGCATCGCCGTCGAAGGCCCGGAGAAAGTCGCCGCCGACGCCCTGCTCGCGCCGATTCGCCAGCACTCGGCAGACGTCGAGACCTTCATCGGCGAAGCGATCAAACGCGTCAACAATTCCAATGACGACAATGCAAAACTGCTGCTGGCCGGCGATCCGTCACCAGCGCACAAAGCGAAAATCGTCGAACTGCTGCTGTCCATCGCCCACGTACCGTTGGAAAAGGTCCACACCATCCGCCTGGTCGCCGATCAGCCGCAAACCCCGGAGCTCTGGCTGCGTAGCTTCAACGGCACCGACTGGCTGTACTTCAACCCGGAAACCGGCGAGCAAGGCCTGCCCACCGATCGCCTGCTGTGGTGGACCGGCGATGACAACCTGATCACCGTCGAGGGCGGCAAGAAGGCCAACGTCACCTTCAGCCTGAACAACAGCGAAATGAACGCCATTCGCCTGGCCAAGCTGACCGACGAAAATACCGACGCCAGCTTCCTCGATTACTCGCTGTACGGCTTGCCGCTGCAAACCCAGCAAACCTTCATGATCATGGTGATGATCCCGATCGGCGTGCTGGTTATCCTGATCCTGCGCAACCTGATCGGCTTGCAGACCCTCGGCACCTTTACCCCGGTGCTGGTTGCCCTGGCCTTTCGCGAAACCGGGTTGGGTTTCGGCATTACGCTGTTTACAGTGATCACGGCACTGGGGCTTTCGTTGCGCTCCTACCTTGAGCACCTGAAGCTGCAAATGCTCCCGAGGCTGTCGGTGGTGCTGACCTTCGTTGTGGTGCTGATTGCCGCCATCAGCCTGTTCAGCCATAAACTGGGGCTGGAGCGCGGGCTGTCGGTAGCGCTGTTCCCGATGGTGATCCTGACCATGACCATCGAACGCCTGTCGATCACCTGGGAAGAACGTGGCGCCGGGCATGCGCTGAAAGTCGCGATTGGTACGCTGTTCGCCGCCTCTCTGGGACACCTGATCATGAGCATTCCGGAACTGGTTTATTTTGTGTTCACCTTCCCGGCGATCCTGTTGATCCTGGTGGGCTTCATGCTGGCCATGGGTCGCTATCGCGGCTACCGCCTGACCGAGCTGATGCGCTTCAAAGCCTTCGTCAAGGCCGATTCGTAA
- a CDS encoding ATP-dependent zinc protease: MRLKPFTLLICLLLCLPGLAIAGEKTVYGLNEYAQLAGIDLEVAAKLDTGAKTASLSARDIKRFKRNGESWVRFYLAIDTAHSHPIERPLARVSKIKRRAGDFDPEEGKQYTARPVIELDICMGTALRSIEVNLTDRSAFQFPLLIGSEALKRFDALVDPSLKYAAGKPACAIDAHTAE, translated from the coding sequence ATGAGACTCAAGCCCTTCACCCTGTTGATCTGTCTACTCCTCTGCCTGCCAGGTCTCGCTATCGCGGGTGAAAAGACTGTGTACGGTCTCAACGAATACGCGCAGTTGGCAGGAATCGACCTGGAAGTCGCGGCCAAACTCGACACTGGGGCCAAAACCGCCTCCCTCAGTGCCCGTGATATCAAGCGCTTCAAACGCAATGGCGAATCGTGGGTGCGCTTTTATCTGGCCATCGACACCGCCCACTCGCACCCGATCGAGCGCCCATTGGCACGCGTCAGCAAAATCAAACGCCGCGCTGGCGACTTCGATCCCGAGGAAGGCAAGCAGTACACCGCTCGCCCGGTGATCGAGCTGGATATCTGCATGGGCACGGCGTTGCGCAGCATAGAAGTGAACCTGACCGACCGAAGTGCATTCCAATTCCCGCTCTTGATCGGTTCCGAAGCCTTGAAACGCTTTGATGCGCTGGTCGACCCGAGTCTTAAATACGCTGCTGGCAAACCCGCCTGCGCCATCGACGCTCATACCGCAGAGTAA
- a CDS encoding GntR family transcriptional regulator gives MDQLDPPVMASDDSETLSENVFRRIQAAIVKGEIAPGSKISEPELARTYGISRGPLREAIHRLEGQRLLVRVPHVGARVVSLSHAELLELYEIRESLEGMACRLAAERMTTEEIDELRQVLETHERDAAFQAGVGYYQQEGDFDFHYRIIQGSGNRTLTQMLCGELYQLVRMYRIQFSATPNRPRQAFAEHHRILDAIADRDGELAELLMRRHIGASKRNIARHYQDGAHQTATPRGES, from the coding sequence CTGGATCAACTTGATCCCCCAGTGATGGCGTCAGACGATTCGGAAACCCTTTCCGAAAACGTCTTCCGACGCATTCAGGCGGCCATCGTCAAAGGCGAGATCGCCCCGGGCAGCAAGATTTCCGAGCCTGAACTGGCGCGCACTTACGGCATCAGCCGTGGGCCGTTGCGTGAGGCGATCCATCGTCTCGAAGGTCAGCGCCTGCTGGTCCGCGTCCCGCACGTAGGGGCGAGGGTGGTGTCACTGAGTCACGCCGAACTGCTTGAGCTCTACGAAATTCGCGAGTCCCTGGAAGGCATGGCCTGTCGTCTGGCCGCCGAGCGCATGACCACCGAAGAAATCGACGAGTTGCGTCAGGTGCTGGAAACCCATGAGCGCGATGCGGCGTTTCAGGCAGGCGTCGGCTATTACCAGCAGGAAGGCGATTTCGACTTTCACTACCGAATCATTCAAGGCAGCGGCAACCGCACGCTGACGCAAATGCTCTGCGGCGAGCTGTATCAGCTGGTGCGCATGTACCGCATCCAGTTTTCCGCCACGCCCAATCGGCCGCGCCAGGCGTTTGCCGAGCACCACCGGATTCTCGATGCCATCGCCGACCGTGACGGTGAATTGGCCGAGTTGTTGATGCGTCGTCACATCGGCGCTTCAAAACGCAATATCGCCCGTCACTATCAGGACGGAGCCCATCAGACAGCCACTCCACGAGGTGAGTCATGA
- the prpB gene encoding methylisocitrate lyase, translating into MSSNKSTPGQRFRDAVASEHPLQVVGTINANHALLAKRAGFKAIYLSGGGVAAGSLGVPDLGITGLDDVLTDVRRITDVCDLPLLVDVDTGFGSSAFNVARTVKSMIKFGAAAIHIEDQVGAKRCGHRPNKEIVSQQEMVDRIKAAVDARTDDSFVIMARTDALAVEGLESALDRAAACIEAGADMVFPEAITELDMYKLFASRVKAPILANITEFGATPLYTTEQLKAADVSLVLYPLSAFRAMNKAAENVYTAIRRDGTQQNVIDTMQTRMELYDRIDYHTFEQKLDALFAQKKG; encoded by the coding sequence ATGAGTTCGAACAAGAGCACACCAGGCCAGCGTTTCCGCGATGCGGTTGCCAGCGAGCATCCTTTGCAAGTGGTCGGCACGATCAACGCCAACCATGCGCTGCTGGCCAAGCGCGCCGGTTTCAAGGCTATTTATCTGTCCGGTGGCGGGGTCGCTGCCGGTTCTCTCGGTGTGCCGGACCTGGGGATTACCGGGCTCGATGACGTGTTGACCGACGTACGCCGGATCACCGATGTCTGCGACCTGCCGCTGTTGGTGGACGTGGACACCGGTTTTGGTTCCTCGGCATTCAACGTCGCGCGCACCGTGAAGTCGATGATCAAGTTCGGTGCGGCAGCGATTCACATCGAAGACCAGGTCGGCGCCAAGCGCTGCGGTCACCGCCCGAATAAAGAGATCGTTTCCCAGCAGGAAATGGTCGACCGGATCAAGGCGGCAGTCGATGCGCGCACCGATGACAGCTTCGTGATCATGGCCCGCACCGACGCCCTGGCGGTGGAAGGTCTGGAGTCGGCACTGGATCGCGCCGCGGCGTGCATCGAAGCCGGCGCCGACATGGTGTTCCCGGAAGCTATCACCGAACTGGACATGTACAAGCTGTTCGCCAGCCGCGTCAAAGCGCCAATCCTGGCCAACATCACCGAGTTCGGCGCCACGCCGCTGTACACCACCGAACAGCTGAAAGCCGCCGATGTGTCGCTGGTGCTGTACCCGCTGTCGGCCTTTCGCGCGATGAACAAAGCAGCGGAAAACGTCTACACCGCGATCCGTCGCGACGGTACGCAACAGAACGTCATCGACACCATGCAGACCCGCATGGAGCTTTACGATCGCATCGATTACCACACCTTCGAGCAGAAGCTCGATGCGTTGTTTGCCCAGAAAAAGGGTTGA
- the prpC gene encoding 2-methylcitrate synthase — MAEAKVLSGAGLRGQVAGQTALSTVGQEGAGLTYRGYDVRELAAQAHFEEVAYMLLYGELPNKAQLAAYINKLSKLRDLPQTLKEVLERIPADAHPMDVMRTGCSFLGNLEPEHDFSEQHDKTDRLLAAFPAIMCYWYRFSHDGKRINCVTDEESIGGHFLHLLHDKKPSELHVKVMNVSLILYAEHEFNASTFTARVCASTLSDLFSCVTAAIGSLRGPLHGGANEAAMEMIERFASPQEAIKGTLDMLARKDKIMGFGHAIYKDNDPRNEVIKGWSKKLSDEVGDTVLFPVSEAIDKTMWEQKKLFPNADFYHASAYHFMGIPTKLFTPIFVCSRLTGWAAHVFEQRANNRIIRPSAEYVGVEQRKFVPIEQR; from the coding sequence ATGGCCGAAGCAAAAGTATTGAGTGGCGCCGGTCTGCGTGGCCAGGTGGCCGGGCAAACCGCATTGTCCACCGTAGGGCAAGAGGGCGCAGGCCTGACCTATCGCGGCTATGACGTTCGCGAACTGGCGGCCCAGGCGCATTTTGAAGAAGTGGCGTACATGCTGTTGTACGGCGAACTGCCGAACAAGGCGCAACTGGCCGCCTACATCAACAAACTGAGCAAGCTGCGTGACCTGCCGCAAACCCTGAAGGAAGTGCTCGAACGCATCCCGGCCGACGCCCACCCGATGGACGTGATGCGCACCGGTTGCTCGTTCCTCGGCAACCTTGAGCCGGAGCATGACTTCTCCGAGCAACATGACAAAACCGACCGGCTGCTGGCCGCGTTCCCGGCGATCATGTGCTACTGGTATCGCTTCAGCCATGACGGCAAACGCATCAACTGCGTGACCGATGAAGAGTCGATTGGCGGGCACTTCCTGCACCTGTTGCACGACAAGAAGCCGAGCGAGCTGCACGTCAAGGTGATGAACGTTTCGCTGATCCTTTATGCGGAACACGAGTTCAACGCATCGACCTTCACCGCCCGCGTGTGCGCATCGACCTTGTCCGACCTGTTCTCCTGCGTTACCGCGGCCATCGGTTCCCTGCGCGGCCCGCTGCATGGCGGCGCCAACGAAGCGGCGATGGAAATGATCGAGCGCTTCGCGTCGCCGCAAGAGGCGATCAAAGGCACCCTCGACATGCTTGCGCGCAAAGACAAGATCATGGGTTTTGGTCATGCGATCTACAAAGACAACGATCCGCGTAATGAAGTGATCAAGGGCTGGTCGAAAAAGCTCTCTGACGAAGTCGGCGACACCGTGTTGTTCCCGGTTTCCGAAGCCATCGACAAGACCATGTGGGAGCAGAAGAAACTGTTTCCCAACGCGGACTTCTACCATGCCTCGGCGTACCACTTCATGGGCATTCCGACCAAGCTGTTCACGCCGATTTTCGTCTGCTCGCGCCTGACCGGCTGGGCGGCGCATGTGTTCGAACAGCGTGCCAATAACCGCATCATCCGCCCGAGCGCCGAATACGTCGGCGTCGAACAGCGCAAGTTCGTGCCAATCGAACAACGCTGA
- the acnD gene encoding Fe/S-dependent 2-methylisocitrate dehydratase AcnD produces MNTDFRKSLPGSHLDYFDTRAAVEAIQPGAYDTLPYTSRVLAENLVRRCDPATLTESLKQFIERKRDLDFPWFPARVVCHDILGQTALVDLAGLRDAIALQGGDPAQVNPVVPTQLIVDHSLAVERGGFDPEAFEKNRAIEDRRNEDRFHFINWTKKAFKNVDVIPPGNGIMHQINLEKMSPVIQVRDGVAFPDTCVGTDSHTPHVDALGVIAIGVGGLEAESVMLGRASWMRLPESVGVELTGKLQPGITATDMVLALTEFLRKQKVVGAWLEFFGEGASALTLGDRATISNMAPEYGATAAMFYIDQQTIDYLKLTGREDEQVQLVENYAKTTGLWADSLKGAQYERGLTFDLSSVVRNMAGPSNPHARVATSDLAAQGISGQWDDVPGQMPDGAVIIAAITSCTNTSNPRNVIAAGLLARNANKLGLTRKPWVKSSLAPGSKTVALYLDEAGLTSELEQLGFGVVAFACTTCNGMSGALDPVIQQEIIDRDLYATAVLSGNRNFDGRIHPYAKQAFLASPPLVVAYAIAGTIRFDIEKDVLGLTADGKEIRLKDIWPSDEEIDAVVKASVKPEQFRQVYIPMFAIHEDTGPKVKPLYDWREMSTYIRRPPYWEGALAGARPLKGMRPLAVLPDNITTDHLSPSNAIMLDSAAGEYLAKMGLPEEDFNSYATHRGDHLTAQRATFANPKLFNEMVQENGKVKQGSLARVEPEGQVMRMWEAIETYMERKQPLIIIAGADYGQGSSRDWAAKGVRLAGVEAIAAEGFERIHRTNLVGMGVLPLEFKPGTDRKTLGIDGTETFDVIGERTPRATLTLVITRKNGEQVSVPVTCRLDTAEEVSIYEAGGVLQRFAQDFLESAVAV; encoded by the coding sequence ATGAACACAGATTTCCGCAAATCGCTGCCCGGCAGCCATCTGGATTACTTCGATACCCGCGCGGCAGTCGAGGCCATCCAGCCCGGCGCCTATGACACCCTGCCGTACACCTCTCGCGTACTGGCGGAAAACCTGGTGCGCCGCTGCGACCCGGCCACGCTCACCGAATCCCTGAAACAGTTCATCGAGCGCAAACGCGACCTCGATTTCCCATGGTTCCCGGCCCGCGTGGTGTGCCACGACATTCTTGGGCAGACCGCCCTGGTCGACCTCGCTGGCCTGCGTGATGCCATTGCCCTGCAAGGTGGTGATCCCGCGCAAGTGAACCCGGTGGTACCGACGCAATTGATCGTCGACCACTCCCTGGCCGTCGAGCGCGGTGGCTTCGATCCGGAAGCGTTCGAAAAGAACCGCGCCATCGAAGACCGTCGTAATGAAGACCGTTTTCACTTTATCAACTGGACCAAGAAGGCTTTCAAGAACGTCGACGTGATCCCGCCAGGCAACGGCATCATGCACCAGATCAACCTGGAGAAAATGTCGCCGGTGATCCAGGTACGTGACGGCGTGGCCTTTCCGGATACCTGCGTCGGCACCGACAGCCACACCCCGCACGTCGATGCCCTGGGCGTGATCGCCATCGGTGTTGGCGGTCTGGAAGCGGAAAGTGTGATGCTCGGCCGTGCCTCCTGGATGCGTCTGCCGGAAAGCGTTGGCGTTGAACTCACCGGCAAGCTGCAACCAGGCATCACTGCCACCGACATGGTGCTGGCGCTGACTGAGTTCCTGCGCAAGCAAAAAGTCGTTGGAGCCTGGCTGGAGTTCTTCGGTGAAGGCGCCTCCGCGCTGACCCTCGGCGACCGTGCAACCATTTCCAACATGGCTCCGGAATACGGCGCCACCGCGGCGATGTTCTACATCGACCAGCAGACCATCGACTACCTGAAACTAACCGGCCGCGAAGACGAGCAGGTGCAGTTGGTCGAAAATTACGCCAAGACCACAGGCCTGTGGGCCGATAGCCTGAAGGGCGCGCAATACGAGCGCGGCTTGACCTTCGACCTGTCTTCGGTGGTGCGCAACATGGCGGGGCCGAGCAATCCTCACGCCCGTGTCGCTACGTCTGATCTCGCGGCCCAGGGCATCTCCGGCCAGTGGGACGATGTGCCCGGCCAAATGCCGGACGGCGCGGTGATCATTGCCGCCATCACCAGTTGCACCAACACCAGCAACCCGCGCAACGTCATCGCTGCAGGCCTGTTGGCACGCAATGCCAATAAGCTCGGGTTGACCCGCAAGCCGTGGGTCAAATCGTCCCTCGCGCCGGGTTCGAAAACCGTGGCGTTGTACCTCGATGAAGCCGGCCTGACTTCTGAACTGGAGCAGCTTGGTTTCGGCGTGGTGGCATTCGCCTGCACCACCTGCAACGGCATGTCCGGTGCGCTGGACCCGGTGATCCAGCAAGAGATCATCGACCGCGACCTGTACGCCACTGCTGTGTTGTCGGGTAACCGCAACTTCGATGGCCGGATTCACCCGTACGCCAAACAGGCGTTCCTTGCGTCGCCGCCGCTCGTAGTGGCGTACGCGATTGCCGGGACCATCCGTTTCGACATCGAAAAAGACGTGTTGGGCCTGACGGCTGACGGCAAGGAAATCCGCCTGAAGGACATCTGGCCGAGCGACGAAGAGATCGACGCAGTGGTCAAGGCATCGGTCAAGCCGGAGCAGTTCCGTCAGGTCTACATCCCGATGTTCGCCATCCACGAAGACACCGGCCCGAAAGTCAAACCGTTGTACGACTGGCGCGAGATGAGCACCTACATCCGTCGTCCACCGTACTGGGAAGGCGCACTGGCCGGGGCGCGTCCGCTCAAGGGCATGCGCCCGCTGGCGGTGCTGCCGGACAACATCACCACCGATCACCTGTCGCCGTCCAACGCCATCATGCTCGACAGCGCCGCTGGCGAATACCTGGCGAAAATGGGCTTGCCGGAAGAGGACTTCAACTCCTACGCGACACACCGCGGTGACCACTTGACTGCGCAACGCGCGACGTTCGCCAACCCGAAACTGTTCAACGAAATGGTTCAGGAAAATGGCAAGGTCAAGCAGGGTTCGCTGGCGCGTGTCGAGCCGGAAGGCCAGGTCATGCGCATGTGGGAAGCCATCGAAACCTACATGGAGCGCAAGCAGCCGCTGATCATCATCGCCGGCGCCGACTACGGTCAGGGTTCGTCCCGCGACTGGGCGGCCAAGGGTGTGCGTCTGGCCGGTGTCGAAGCCATCGCTGCCGAAGGTTTCGAGCGCATCCACCGCACCAACCTGGTGGGCATGGGCGTGTTGCCGCTGGAGTTCAAGCCGGGCACCGACCGCAAGACGCTGGGCATCGACGGCACTGAAACTTTCGATGTGATCGGCGAGCGCACGCCGCGTGCCACGCTGACCCTGGTTATTACCCGCAAGAACGGTGAGCAGGTGTCGGTGCCGGTGACCTGCCGTCTCGACACGGCTGAAGAAGTCTCGATCTATGAAGCCGGCGGCGTGTTGCAGCGTTTCGCCCAGGACTTCCTTGAATCGGCTGTTGCTGTCTAA